In Thiomicrorhabdus sp., the genomic stretch TCAACAACGCTTTCTGGAAGAGGGATGTAACCCATTGCGTCGGAAGATTTTTGACCGGTGGTAACCATGTATTCAATCAAGTCACGCATGGCTTTCGCTTTGTCGTCTTCCTGATCTTTGTAAACCAGCAACCAAGTGAATGTTGCGATTGGGTAGGCGTCAGCACCAGATGGGTCAGTTGCCCAGCCACGAAGGTCAGGAACGTCGCTTCCTGGAAGGTTGGTTGTTGGGAAAGGCGTAGTTGCTAGAGCCGCTGCACCAGTTTTGTCGCCGGCTTCAACATAGTTACCTGCCTGGTTCTGCAATAATGCAGTTGGAGATTTAGTCAACTTGGCAAAACCGTATTCGATGTAACCGATGGCACCAGGAGTTTGCTTGATGGTTGCAGTGACACCGTCATTTTTTGGTGACTTAACGATTTTAGCAGCGTTGGTTGGCCAGTTTGGAGACTTGGCTGTTCCAACCATTTCTTTAAATTCAGGGTTGATGGCAGACAAGTGCTTGGAGAAAACATAGCTTGTTCCGCTGGAGTCAGAACGAACGACAACCGTGATGTCTTTGTTAGGAAGCTTGACGCCAGGGTTGGCCGCTTGAATTTTAGGATCGTTCCATTTTTTGATTTTACCCATGAAAATTCCTGGATAAACATCACGAGGAAGTTTCAATTCTTTAACCCCTTTAAGGTTGTAAGAAAGAACCACTTCACCTGCGGTCATAGGAAGAAGAATTACCCCTTTCTTGACCTGAGCGATTTCGCTGTCTTTCATCGCAGCATCACTGGCCGCAAAGTCGACCGTACCGTTGATGAAGTCGCGGATACCGGCACCGGAACCTTTTGATTGATAATCAACGCGAACGCCATCGGTTTGTTTGCTGTAATCTTTAAACCATTTGTTGTAAAGCGGTGCAGGGAAGCTCGCACCGGAACCATTCAGTTTCAGATCACCTGCTTGAGCGGCAGAGGAAGCTATTAGACCAACCATAGCGCCGACAGCTAGAAGATGTTTTACATTGAACTTCATTGAAAACTCCTAAAAATTTAACAGAAAAATTTACTCGGACAGGCTGGAAAAAGTGTGAAACCTGTTCGATTGGAAAACGTAGTATTCGGCTTTTGCTGCGTGTTTTCTAAAATCAGACTTGCCTGTTGCTCACTAAACGGCAGTAAAAGCGCTGCATGCTGGCAATGATAATGTCGGTTACATTCGGTTTTGTTAAGGTTTTATGACTTGAGTTCGTGTTGCATGTTCGAAGTGTTATTTCAGTGATGCTTACCATGCAGTAAATGGTTGGAAAAAATCGTAAAAGGCAGGGCTGGCCGTTACCGGAAACGGCGGGGAGAAAGCTTTGTCTGCTTCAAGAAAGCCCGTCTGAAGGGCTGATGATCGTTCGGCTACAGTTCGACACTCAGAAAAGAGTCAACCAGTTCTTGCTGATAGGGGGCGAGAATTCTTTTTTTCAGATAGGCGCAATAGGTGGTTGAGAGGCCGAGTTCCTCTCCGAGAAGATGCGACTTCAAATGCGGTTGGTCGTTTTCTTCCAGCGCCATCTGGGCAATGATTCCGATGCCGAACCCCTGACGGACATAGGTTTTGATGACATCGGCGTCGGAAGCGACGATTTCGAACTCGAATTCCGGATCGATGCGCTTGAAAGCATGCGAGACTTTGTCACTGTGACTAAAGCCCTTTCGGTAAGAGAGGATTGGGAATTTCAGCAGACTTTGCAGGCTGAGGTCAGTGTCCCAGACGGGATGAGTATGCGGCGCGACCAACAGATGCGACCATTGATAACCACTGACGGCTTCCAGCTCTTCTTTATTGGACAGCACTTCGGAGCAGATGGCGATATCGATCACGTCTTTTCTGAGCATGGTGTAAAGATTTTCCGGAAAACTTTCTTCGATGTGGAATTTGGTTTTCGGGTGGTTGCGTTTGAAGATCGACAAAACCTGCGGCAGGATATAGCGCGCTTGAGTATGGGTTGTACCCAGTCGGATGCAACCTTTATCCGGCTCCTTGATTGCATCGCTGATGGTGCGGATGTTTTTCTGAGCCAGACAGATGATTTTGGCTTGTTCGAGAACCTGTTCTCCGGCGAGTGTAAAAGACACCAGTTTTTTAGAATGCCGCACGAACAGCGGAAACCCCAGTTCGTCTTCCAGTAATTTGAGTTGTCTGCTGCCCGCCGATTGAACGATGTGCAGGTTTTGCGAGGCAAGCGACAGATTTAAATTGGTTTTATTTAATTCGATTAACAGTTTGATCTGAGTCAGATTCACTTTTCATATCTCTAAATTAGATAATTTATTCTATTAATATCATTTAATTAAATATATTGCAATCGATAAAATGGCTTTCAGAATAGATTGGAGGTCTGTATGTTTTTTACCCTTTATCACTCCGGCGTGCGGCGCCGAAAGTGTCGAGAAGTTATTGCGGTTTTCGCTGTGTTGATTGCACTTGCCTGGCTGGCAGGGTCGGTCGGTAACCTTGGGTTGCTGGGACTGGGAATTGCGCTTGGGATTGTGTTTCACTATTTTAGTTTCGGGTTTGCCGGTTTCTGGCGACAGGCGATTTTGGAAAGAAAAACGCTGGGTATGCGTTCGCACCTGCTTCTGCTTGCAGTCGGAGGGGTTTTATTTTTTCCCACCTTAGCGCTTCTGCCCGGTTTGGGGTATGACGTTGCGGGGGCGATCAGGCCGCTTGGGCTGAATGTTTTGATCGGTGCTTTTATTTTCGGCATCGGTATGACTCTGGTCGGCAGCTGTTCGTCCGGCACTTTACGGCAGATGGGTGCGTTGAACTGGCGATTTTATTATGTTTTTTTATGGATGGTCATCGGTGGGACTCTGGCGGCGGCACAGATGGATTTTTGGCTTGAGTTGCCGACTTTAGGTACCTTTTCTGCAGCGGTTGATGTCCCTTGGTATTTGGGGTTGTCGGCGCATTTGGCGGTGATTTCCGTACTGTATTATTTCTTGTTGCGCTGGGAGCAATCGGAATCGGCCCGGATTGAGCCTTTGATGAATCGGGAGGCCGGCTGGCGTTCGTCCCCTCTGGTGCCGGCAGTGCTTCTGCTGGCGGTCTTGAATTATTTGATTTTGCTGGTCAGTCAGTACCCTTGGGCAATCAGCTGGATTTTTCCCAAGCTGGGCATTCTGGGAATTCAGGCGTTATCTCTGCCGATTGATTGGGAGTTCTGGGAGTTTGCCGCGCAAAATGAAGCCGGGCTCTCCAAAAGCGTTCTGGACGATTCGATTATGCTGACCAGTCTGGGAATGGTCGTTGGCGTTTCTCTTGCCTTTTGGGGACAGGCTTTTCTGAAGGGCGCCAAGGCAGCGGAAGGGCGTGAGCCGAAGTCGTTTTGCGGCACCTGCGACCGCATCAAACGTTTGCTGTTTTCGGCGTTGACCGGAGCCATGATGGGATATGGTGCCGTGATTGCGTTCGGTTGTAATGTCGGCGGCTTTTTCAGCGGAATCATTTCCGGCAGTCTGCATGGCTGGTTGTGGATGTTTTCGGCTCTGATGGGGATGAGTTTGACCTTGTTCGTGAGTCGTTGGTTTCGCAAGCCTGGTGTCTTATCCGTAAGAGGGTAGCTACGCGGGGTAGTGCGAAGCGCTAGCAAATATCAGTTAGCCGGATCGGTCGAAGGGGGTTGCTTCTTCGGCCGATTTTTTTATGTCTGCCGCTCCATTGTCCACCTTGGCGAGTGGATGTGTGCCTTGGTTGATCTCATGACATGCTCAGTGATGTATTTTGGTTGAGTATTTCTGATTAAGGACTCTTGATTAAGCATTCTTCGTTAAGCATCTTTTTGTGTGTTTCAGGCGCACTCTGTAAGGCGGGTAGTATGCCGGGCAGCTTGTTTTAAGCAGGGGGTGCGGAGTTGTACTGGATTCTGTCCGGGGGCATCAAAGTTCTAGCGGGAGTAAAAAGTGCTGGGGTAGAAGTGAGATGAAAAAAGAGCCCGGTCGAAAAGATGAGCAATCAAGGGAAGAGCCGGGCCAAAAGGGAGAACCGGCTGCGGATGCGACCGGGGAGGAATCAGGTTTAGGGCGTTGTTTTGCCTTTTGTTGTTTGTTTTTGGAAATGTCTGTATGCTCGATTTGGAATCTGAAGCATTCAGCCGTTAGATTCGGTAATCAGTTTTCGTCACGCCAGGTATTCTGGTCGGCTGATTTTTTCTTCAAGGGGTAAACCCACATCTGGTAGAGAGACGTAAACAGCATAATGGCGGATGCCATGCTGTAACCGAATCCGCCAATGATCACCAGCCAGGCGAAGTTCGGGTTGATTTTGGTTAACCACCAGGCACTGATGTCCATAATCAGGAACAGAAACGGAAAAATGATCAGTCCGGCTTTCAGCCATTTGTTGAAGCCGACGGACAGTGAAAAAATAAAGCCGACAAAAAAGAAGATGAACGAAATTCCGAAAAGGTGGATATGGGAGACTCGTGTCAGATTTTCTACCGAGGCGCCCTTATCGGCTTGAGCCAGTTCGGAAATGGTATCGAAGTGGCTGATGTCGGGGAGCGTCGGCATATGTGCATGGCACATGGCGCAGCGTTTTTCAATAATGGGTTTTATATTGGCTTGCCATTCGGCCTGATCGGCGCCTTCGCGAGCCCATTTGATGATGGTCAGGCGTTCTTCCGGCGGCGCTTTGTCTTTCATTGAACCGTTTAATTTGCTTTCAATTTTCGAGCCGGTCGGATCGCCATAATAGCTATAGACGATATCATCGACCGAAATGCCCCATTTCCCATCGGCCATGCCGTGGGTGAGCATGATTTGCAGCCCGGCCATGAGAAGTCCAAGTCCGACAACCAGGATATAGCCGGTGAATAGTGCTTTGACGGGAATGGACAGGCTGGGAAGATTGAACCAGGAAAGTTCTTTTTTCATTTGAGTTGGTGTTCCTTTATCTCTTTTCCGAACGTTTTACATAAAAAAAGAACATCCAAGGCTTAATCGGGTGTTTAAGCCGTGAACGTTCAAGGGGGTCGCCGAGGAGGAGCTACCGGGTAAAACGTAAAAGTTGTTTTTGATAGAGATTTTTAATGTTCAGGCAGAATCTGAAGCGCCTGTTATCTCTTATCTTTTATCTTTAAAATAGCGCCAGCCGCTGATCATGGTGCTGACCATCGATTGGCGGGACATGATGTCTTCACGGATTGCGACATAGACGTGCGCAATGACGAAGACGGTAATGATCCACAGCCCGAGTCTGTGCCACGAGTGGACATCCTGACTTTGACCGAAGAACGGGATGACCCAGCCGAATAGACTGTTTGCCCAGCTTCCCGGGCCGGTGCCTTCTCCGTAAAGTGCGAAGCCGGTAAAGATCATCAGGATCGAGCCGAGGACGAACATAAAGAACATCGCAAGCTGCGCCATTGGATTATGACCTTCATGTTTGGCCGGTTCGCTTTTCAGGAACAGATACCATTTCAGTTCGTCAATGAATCCCGCCCACCAGGATGCACGCCAGACAGGAACGTAGAACAGCTCACGGGCATGGTGGTTTCCGAAAAATGCCCAGTAAATACGTCCGGCGAAACCGATCGCAAAAATGTAGGCTGCGCTGAAGTGCAGAAAGCGAATAGTTCCCATCAGGTAATGGTCGGAAGCTTCCCCGCTCATCGTTGGCAAAGGGTTGCCGATGAAGTAGCCGGTTACCCCCAATACGATAATGGCCAGCATATTGATCCAGTGCCAAAGTCGTACCGGAGCTTCGTACACATAAACTTTTTCTACACCTGTTAAGTTTGTGTCACTCATTAGAGTTCTCCTGTTTCGTTAATGGCATGCATTCGACGAATTAAGGCCGGATGCATGCTTTTGTATGCCGTTAGCGAATCTTGACGATTGCCATTTCTTCGCCTTCTTCGCTCATAACATGCGTTGAACAAGCCAGGCATGGGTCAAAGCTGTGAAGCGTTCGAAGCACTTCGACAGGTTCTTCCGGACGTTCCATCGGCGTTCCCATAAGAGACGCTTCGAAAGCTCCGATGTTACCTTTGGCATCGCGAGGGGAGCCGTTCCAGGTGGTCGGAACGATACACTGGTAGTTTTTGATCTTGCCGTTTTCGATAACGATCCAGTGTGCCAAGGCGCCGCGTGGTGCTGCAACGGTTCCCACCCCTTTGGCGTAATCCGGCCAGCTGGAAGGTTCCCACTTATCGGTGTTAGCTGTGCTTGTGTCACCGTTTTTAATGTTGCTGATCAACTGATTGAAATCGTCCAGCATCATATCGCCGCAATATTCCGACTCCAGAGCCCGCGCAAGTGTTCGGCCGATGGTTGATCCCAGGAAGGCTTTCAGGTCGGTAATGTCCTGATGTGCCGGATCAAGCAGACGGCAGACGGCGTTGAATCGCGCCAGACTGGTATCGACCTGATTTTGAACATACTTCACGCCATGAACATACGCCAGGATGTAGCGGGCAAGCGGTCCAACTTCAACCGCATGACCTCTCCAGCGTGGCGATTTGATCCAGGAATATTTTGCCGACTCGTCGATTTCGACAATGTTGGTTCTTGTCCCTTTGGTTTTCGAGCCCAGCTCATAGTTTGGTTCGGTGATCCCGTCCCAAGGGTGAAGTCCTTTGGTTTCGTCAGGGTACTTGTACCAGGAGTGCGTGACGAATTCTTGCACCTGATCCGGATCTCTAGGATCAACCGGGTGAATTTTGGACCAGTCGCCGTTGATGATGGCGCCGCCCGGAAGCTGGTCGGTCGATTTGTCGTAAGGGGTTTTCGGATAAGCGCCGTAATCCATGATGTCGGTTGCCGACAAGCCGCCACCGAACAGCCAGTTGCGGTAGAAGGCGGCGATGGCGATGACATCAGGCACGTAGACATTGGTGTTGAAGGCGCGAGCCTCTTCGATGCGGGCTTTAACGAAATTCAGGCGTTCCATGTTGATCGGTGCGCCGGCAGACATGTCGCCATCCATATTGATGGCGCAAGGAACGCCGCCGACCATGTAGTTCGGGTGCGGGTTTTTACCGCCGAAGACGGTATGGATCTTGACGACTTCTTTCTGGAAATCCAGTGCTTCCAGATAGTGGGTAACTGCCATCAGGTCTGCTTCAGGAGAAAGTTTGTAAGCAGGGTTGTCCCAGTAACCGTTTTTGAAAATCCCCAGCTGTCCGGAGTCGACGAATTTCTGAACGCGCGTTTGGATATCTTTAAAGTATCCAGGGCTGGAAAGCGGGTGGTGCGGTGAGACCAGTTTCTGCAGTTCGGAGGTTGCTTTCGGATCCGCTTTCAATGCATTGACCGGGTTGACCCAGTCCAGAGCATGCAGGTGATAGAAGTGGACGACGTGGTCGTGAACCTGAAGTGTTTTGGCCATGATTTCGCGAATCAGAGAGGCGTTGTGCGGGATTTTGATGTCCAGCGCGTCTTCAACCGCACGTACCGATGCCAAAGCGTGACAACCGGTGCAGACCCCGCAGATACGCTCGACAAAGGCCCAGGCATCGCGTGGATCACGTCCGCGCAGAATCACTTCCAGGCCGCGCCACATGGTTCCGGTCGAAACAGCGTTCTGAATAACATTCTGGTCATCCACGTTGATTTCGCAACGCATATGACCTTCGATGCGGGTGACCGGGTCAATGACCACGCGGCGGCCGGAGTTGTCCATTTTGTAGTTGTTTGGTGTGTTTAATACGCTCATTGTTATTTATCTCCTTTCTTTTGAGCGGCTTTTACCGCGCTCATTGCCGCATGGGCGACGGCGGCGGCACCGACAATGCCGACAGCAGCTTTACCGATGTCGTCGGCAGTGGATTCGATGCCGAACGCATTCATGTCCGTATCGCGCGAGTAGAAAGAACCTTTGTCCCAGAAACCGTCTTCCGAACAACCGATACAACCGTGGCCGGCCTGAATCGGGAAGGAGGTTCCTTCGTTCCAGCGGACGGTCGAACAGGCGTTATAGGTGGTTGGGCCTTTGCAGCCCACCTTGTACAGGCAGTAGCCTTTGCGCGCACCTTCGTCGTCCCACTCTTCCACGAACTGACCGGCGTCGAAGTGAGGGCGGCGATAGCATTTGTCGTGAATCCGTTGTGAATAGAACATTTTCGGACGACCCTGACGATCCAGTTCCGGAACGCGGTCGAAGGTCAGCATGTAAGTGATGACGCCGGTCATAACTTCAGCAATAGGAGGGCATCCCGGTACTTTGATGATTGGCTTGTCGTAACCGCCGCCAAGGAATTTGTGTACCGGTGTTGCCTGTGTCGGATTCGGTTTGGCTGCCTGTACACACCCCCAGGATGCGCAGGAGCCCCAGGAGATAATCGCTTTCGCGTCTTCGGCCATCCATTTCAGTTGTTCGGAAAACGGACGTCCGCCGATAATGCAGGACATCCCGTCCTGATTCAGTGGCGGGTTTCCTTCAACGGCAAGAATGTAGTTCCCTTTGTATTTCTCTTTGATCTCTTCCAGGATCGCCTCTGCCTGATGGCCGGCGGAGGCCATGATGGTGTCGTCGTAATCCAGAGAGATCATGGATAGCACCACGTCTTTTGCCAGAGGGTGAGCAGAGCGGATAAACGATTCTGAGCAGCAGGTACATTCCAGGCCGTGCAGCCAGATGACCGGGGTACGCGGTTTGGTTTCCATCGCGTGAGCGATTTTATTTGCGTAGGCCGGGCCAAACCCCAATGCTGCAGCAGTGAGGCTGCAGTATTTCAGAAAGCTGCGGCGCGTAATTCCCTGGCGTCGCATGACTTCGTAGAACGTTTCAACTTGTGATGACATAGAGATCCTCATTATTTTTTAAATTGAAATTGAATAGATCTAACGGATATAAGCCGGGAGTGGATACTTTCCGCGCCTATATTGATTGTGGCTTGATAGCGTCGCGGGTGCCAATTCTGAAAAAATCTTTGTTTTTCAATTACTAATATCTATTTTGCGGCTTGTTTTGCGTTTGTTTTTCGGAAGTTTATGTTTCGATTTTGAATATTTTTGAAAACAAAGTTATCGGTTTTTAAGAGTTAATTGTTTTCTTTTATAAGTGGTCATAAAGAATGCATAAGTTTTTTTGATTTTTGATTTGGGCGAAAAAAGCTATGATTTTAAAAAAAAGCGAAAATTAAATTACCGATT encodes the following:
- a CDS encoding YeeE/YedE thiosulfate transporter family protein, with the translated sequence MFFTLYHSGVRRRKCREVIAVFAVLIALAWLAGSVGNLGLLGLGIALGIVFHYFSFGFAGFWRQAILERKTLGMRSHLLLLAVGGVLFFPTLALLPGLGYDVAGAIRPLGLNVLIGAFIFGIGMTLVGSCSSGTLRQMGALNWRFYYVFLWMVIGGTLAAAQMDFWLELPTLGTFSAAVDVPWYLGLSAHLAVISVLYYFLLRWEQSESARIEPLMNREAGWRSSPLVPAVLLLAVLNYLILLVSQYPWAISWIFPKLGILGIQALSLPIDWEFWEFAAQNEAGLSKSVLDDSIMLTSLGMVVGVSLAFWGQAFLKGAKAAEGREPKSFCGTCDRIKRLLFSALTGAMMGYGAVIAFGCNVGGFFSGIISGSLHGWLWMFSALMGMSLTLFVSRWFRKPGVLSVRG
- the pstS gene encoding phosphate ABC transporter substrate-binding protein PstS, which produces MKFNVKHLLAVGAMVGLIASSAAQAGDLKLNGSGASFPAPLYNKWFKDYSKQTDGVRVDYQSKGSGAGIRDFINGTVDFAASDAAMKDSEIAQVKKGVILLPMTAGEVVLSYNLKGVKELKLPRDVYPGIFMGKIKKWNDPKIQAANPGVKLPNKDITVVVRSDSSGTSYVFSKHLSAINPEFKEMVGTAKSPNWPTNAAKIVKSPKNDGVTATIKQTPGAIGYIEYGFAKLTKSPTALLQNQAGNYVEAGDKTGAAALATTPFPTTNLPGSDVPDLRGWATDPSGADAYPIATFTWLLVYKDQEDDKAKAMRDLIEYMVTTGQKSSDAMGYIPLPESVVEKVRNAAKLIK
- a CDS encoding hydrogenase small subunit codes for the protein MSSQVETFYEVMRRQGITRRSFLKYCSLTAAALGFGPAYANKIAHAMETKPRTPVIWLHGLECTCCSESFIRSAHPLAKDVVLSMISLDYDDTIMASAGHQAEAILEEIKEKYKGNYILAVEGNPPLNQDGMSCIIGGRPFSEQLKWMAEDAKAIISWGSCASWGCVQAAKPNPTQATPVHKFLGGGYDKPIIKVPGCPPIAEVMTGVITYMLTFDRVPELDRQGRPKMFYSQRIHDKCYRRPHFDAGQFVEEWDDEGARKGYCLYKVGCKGPTTYNACSTVRWNEGTSFPIQAGHGCIGCSEDGFWDKGSFYSRDTDMNAFGIESTADDIGKAAVGIVGAAAVAHAAMSAVKAAQKKGDK
- a CDS encoding elongation factor-1 alpha, whose product is MKKELSWFNLPSLSIPVKALFTGYILVVGLGLLMAGLQIMLTHGMADGKWGISVDDIVYSYYGDPTGSKIESKLNGSMKDKAPPEERLTIIKWAREGADQAEWQANIKPIIEKRCAMCHAHMPTLPDISHFDTISELAQADKGASVENLTRVSHIHLFGISFIFFFVGFIFSLSVGFNKWLKAGLIIFPFLFLIMDISAWWLTKINPNFAWLVIIGGFGYSMASAIMLFTSLYQMWVYPLKKKSADQNTWRDEN
- a CDS encoding LysR substrate-binding domain-containing protein translates to MNLTQIKLLIELNKTNLNLSLASQNLHIVQSAGSRQLKLLEDELGFPLFVRHSKKLVSFTLAGEQVLEQAKIICLAQKNIRTISDAIKEPDKGCIRLGTTHTQARYILPQVLSIFKRNHPKTKFHIEESFPENLYTMLRKDVIDIAICSEVLSNKEELEAVSGYQWSHLLVAPHTHPVWDTDLSLQSLLKFPILSYRKGFSHSDKVSHAFKRIDPEFEFEIVASDADVIKTYVRQGFGIGIIAQMALEENDQPHLKSHLLGEELGLSTTYCAYLKKRILAPYQQELVDSFLSVEL
- a CDS encoding nickel-dependent hydrogenase large subunit, translated to MSVLNTPNNYKMDNSGRRVVIDPVTRIEGHMRCEINVDDQNVIQNAVSTGTMWRGLEVILRGRDPRDAWAFVERICGVCTGCHALASVRAVEDALDIKIPHNASLIREIMAKTLQVHDHVVHFYHLHALDWVNPVNALKADPKATSELQKLVSPHHPLSSPGYFKDIQTRVQKFVDSGQLGIFKNGYWDNPAYKLSPEADLMAVTHYLEALDFQKEVVKIHTVFGGKNPHPNYMVGGVPCAINMDGDMSAGAPINMERLNFVKARIEEARAFNTNVYVPDVIAIAAFYRNWLFGGGLSATDIMDYGAYPKTPYDKSTDQLPGGAIINGDWSKIHPVDPRDPDQVQEFVTHSWYKYPDETKGLHPWDGITEPNYELGSKTKGTRTNIVEIDESAKYSWIKSPRWRGHAVEVGPLARYILAYVHGVKYVQNQVDTSLARFNAVCRLLDPAHQDITDLKAFLGSTIGRTLARALESEYCGDMMLDDFNQLISNIKNGDTSTANTDKWEPSSWPDYAKGVGTVAAPRGALAHWIVIENGKIKNYQCIVPTTWNGSPRDAKGNIGAFEASLMGTPMERPEEPVEVLRTLHSFDPCLACSTHVMSEEGEEMAIVKIR
- the cybH gene encoding Ni/Fe-hydrogenase, b-type cytochrome subunit, which encodes MSDTNLTGVEKVYVYEAPVRLWHWINMLAIIVLGVTGYFIGNPLPTMSGEASDHYLMGTIRFLHFSAAYIFAIGFAGRIYWAFFGNHHARELFYVPVWRASWWAGFIDELKWYLFLKSEPAKHEGHNPMAQLAMFFMFVLGSILMIFTGFALYGEGTGPGSWANSLFGWVIPFFGQSQDVHSWHRLGLWIITVFVIAHVYVAIREDIMSRQSMVSTMISGWRYFKDKR